One window of Candidatus Nitrospira kreftii genomic DNA carries:
- a CDS encoding hypothetical protein (conserved protein of unknown function): MLSAEKSENHERSEPFAFILGTFISALMASTLVACGYQFRVDGAGPTIGGAAASTSNEPSPRLIIRTLLNNSFEPNLEMRYTNYFRDEFSAGSGARVVPESEAADLVLTGQILSVIVPTLSFSQTATLESRTEVVVLVQVEDVRSRKVVWRQLAKGASEFFVTPDLQFNRALQNRAVEQAGRFVAADLAARFLLQLETGALTKQAPVPDPELQ; the protein is encoded by the coding sequence GTGCTGAGTGCTGAGAAGAGCGAGAATCATGAGCGAAGCGAGCCGTTCGCTTTTATCCTTGGCACGTTCATCTCAGCACTCATGGCTTCGACGCTCGTCGCGTGCGGCTATCAGTTCAGGGTCGACGGAGCCGGCCCGACAATCGGAGGGGCTGCTGCCTCGACCTCGAATGAACCGTCACCACGCCTCATCATCCGGACATTGCTCAATAACAGCTTCGAGCCGAACCTCGAAATGCGATACACCAATTATTTTCGTGATGAATTTTCTGCCGGGAGTGGTGCGCGGGTCGTTCCCGAATCCGAAGCTGCGGATCTTGTGCTCACCGGACAGATCCTGTCGGTCATCGTGCCGACGCTCAGTTTTTCTCAAACGGCGACGTTAGAAAGTCGGACTGAGGTGGTCGTCTTGGTTCAGGTGGAAGATGTTCGATCCAGGAAAGTGGTCTGGAGACAGCTGGCAAAAGGAGCGTCGGAGTTCTTTGTGACGCCCGACCTCCAGTTCAATCGCGCGCTGCAAAACCGGGCGGTGGAGCAGGCGGGTCGTTTTGTGGCGGCTGACCTGGCGGCGCGATTTCTGTTACAGCTCGAGACCGGTGCGCTGACGAAACAAGCGCCCGTACCGGATCCTGAGCTTCAATAG
- a CDS encoding putative DNA polymerase III, delta subunit, with protein sequence MASSVNHVQLETALKQQAPRSLYLVVGEEDLLRDHAIATLKGAVLGSDGDEFNYQLFYGDEASGSDIQNSVAAVPVFASRRLVVVKSAEKLTARDGDLLLDCVQNPVESTTLVFVSPKLDGRLKFSQALTRAAVIVDCSPLREAQLSPWLLREAERVGLRLEERVAQVLQEACGASLYGLRRELEKLASYVPSDRSVTVADVHLLRGVDPGASVFDLTLAIAEGDRGRVLSILARNLEAGEAPLRILGSLVWQYRRLWKVQELLANGGREGEAARSLRMDPRKVRPFLERFSEAHLQQTLRLFLDTDAKLKGGSGSRPRMVLEGLLLKLCEQNVSWNRKSPTLPQAPPKRALTRVVSNVRTIRSRNPTAR encoded by the coding sequence ATGGCCTCATCGGTAAACCATGTACAACTCGAGACGGCGCTTAAACAACAGGCGCCGAGATCTCTCTATCTTGTCGTTGGGGAGGAAGACTTATTGAGAGATCATGCAATTGCGACACTTAAGGGCGCAGTGCTTGGGAGTGACGGAGATGAATTTAATTATCAACTATTTTATGGCGATGAAGCGAGCGGAAGCGATATTCAAAACAGCGTGGCAGCCGTCCCTGTTTTCGCTTCACGTCGGCTGGTCGTGGTGAAGTCGGCGGAGAAACTGACGGCTCGGGACGGTGATCTGCTGCTCGACTGTGTGCAGAATCCGGTGGAATCCACGACGCTGGTATTTGTAAGCCCGAAGTTAGATGGCCGACTGAAATTCTCCCAAGCCCTTACGCGGGCAGCGGTTATCGTCGATTGTTCGCCGCTCCGTGAGGCTCAGTTGTCTCCCTGGCTTCTGCGAGAAGCAGAACGGGTGGGGTTGCGGCTTGAGGAACGTGTGGCTCAAGTGCTGCAGGAAGCGTGCGGAGCATCCCTCTATGGACTACGACGCGAATTGGAGAAGCTGGCTTCGTACGTACCGTCCGATCGGTCAGTCACGGTTGCCGATGTTCACCTGCTCCGTGGCGTCGATCCTGGCGCGTCCGTATTTGATTTGACGCTGGCGATCGCTGAGGGTGATCGAGGACGAGTCCTCTCGATCTTAGCGCGCAATCTTGAAGCGGGGGAAGCTCCTCTGCGCATTCTTGGATCTCTCGTGTGGCAGTATCGACGACTCTGGAAAGTCCAAGAGTTGCTGGCCAATGGCGGTCGGGAAGGGGAAGCCGCCAGGAGTTTGCGCATGGATCCACGGAAGGTGCGCCCCTTTCTCGAGCGATTTTCTGAGGCGCATCTACAGCAAACACTGCGGCTTTTTCTCGACACTGATGCCAAGCTCAAAGGAGGGAGTGGCAGTCGTCCCCGAATGGTGTTGGAAGGCCTGCTGTTGAAACTTTGTGAGCAGAATGTGAGCTGGAACCGCAAATCACCTACGTTACCCCAGGCTCCACCCAAACGAGCGCTCACACGTGTGGTGTCGAACGTTCGAACGATTAGGAGCCGGAACCCGACAGCGCGTTGA
- a CDS encoding 30S ribosomal protein S20 gives MPQTHKSTIRRARQTERRHERNQATVNAVKTLIKKVQSAVDGKKTDEAKANLQAATSAIGKAVSKGVLHRNTASRRISRLTHRVNALSGSGS, from the coding sequence ATGCCTCAGACTCACAAATCGACCATCCGACGAGCTCGCCAAACTGAGCGACGACATGAGCGAAATCAGGCCACCGTTAACGCGGTGAAGACGCTCATCAAGAAAGTCCAGTCCGCCGTAGACGGGAAAAAGACGGATGAAGCCAAGGCCAATCTGCAAGCAGCCACTTCGGCGATTGGGAAAGCTGTCTCGAAAGGCGTACTTCATCGGAATACCGCATCCCGCCGGATTTCTCGTCTGACGCATCGTGTCAACGCGCTGTCGGGTTCCGGCTCCTAA
- a CDS encoding Orotidine 5'-phosphate decarboxylase, giving the protein MVKIAARDRLIFALDVPSTAEADGLLDRLQGHISFVKVGLELYTAAGPDMIKRIVERGMRVFLDLKFLDIEETVRRATSRVAAMGVDFLTIHANRKALTAAVQGREGSSLKLLAVTVLTNFDGQDLREMGIQRTVQDLVTARALLASEVGCDGVVASGEEASAIRQKVGSRFTIVTPGVRPTGKGVDDHARATTPTQTIASGADYLVIGRPIRDADDPPATVAAILAEMQAAFDARE; this is encoded by the coding sequence ATGGTGAAGATTGCAGCACGTGACCGACTGATCTTTGCGTTGGATGTGCCGTCCACGGCCGAAGCGGACGGGCTGTTGGACCGGCTTCAAGGACACATCTCCTTTGTCAAAGTCGGCCTTGAGCTCTATACTGCAGCAGGTCCCGACATGATCAAGCGGATCGTTGAGCGGGGCATGCGAGTGTTTCTGGACCTAAAGTTTCTCGATATCGAGGAGACGGTCCGTCGAGCAACGAGCCGGGTTGCAGCGATGGGAGTGGATTTCTTAACCATCCATGCGAATCGTAAGGCGCTCACAGCTGCGGTACAAGGGCGGGAGGGCTCATCGCTCAAGCTGCTCGCTGTGACGGTGCTTACGAATTTCGATGGGCAGGATCTCCGAGAAATGGGGATCCAGCGGACGGTCCAAGACCTCGTCACCGCTAGGGCACTGCTGGCCTCGGAAGTGGGCTGCGATGGCGTTGTGGCATCCGGTGAAGAAGCTTCGGCTATCCGGCAGAAGGTCGGATCGCGCTTCACAATTGTGACGCCGGGCGTCCGGCCGACCGGCAAAGGAGTCGATGATCATGCCAGGGCGACCACTCCCACGCAAACGATCGCCTCCGGTGCGGACTATCTCGTGATCGGACGGCCTATTCGCGATGCAGACGACCCGCCGGCGACCGTCGCCGCCATTCTGGCAGAAATGCAAGCTGCTTTCGATGCCAGAGAGTGA
- a CDS encoding DNA-binding protein, with protein sequence MNVRILNASGYFDLQALAAYSCCSVRWLRNRLVDHHQPLPHYRVGGKILVKREEFDRWMTTHRTMQPANDLAELVESVVSQIQKPRRTA encoded by the coding sequence GTGAACGTCCGAATTCTCAATGCGTCTGGCTATTTCGATCTCCAGGCCTTAGCCGCGTATTCATGCTGCTCCGTTCGGTGGTTGCGCAACCGGCTGGTCGACCACCATCAGCCGCTGCCTCACTACAGAGTGGGAGGCAAGATCTTGGTGAAGCGTGAGGAGTTCGATCGGTGGATGACGACGCACCGGACAATGCAACCAGCCAACGATTTGGCTGAGCTGGTGGAATCGGTCGTCTCTCAGATTCAGAAGCCGCGTCGAACAGCTTGA
- a CDS encoding DNA repair protein RadC, with protein MKKPSRLTAAASQPSDSIGTAEPYRAPRYRVTLVCDTAGTASPELIQDSRTALSMFRPCFEGLDREHFVVCGLDAKHRVIGINVVSVGTLTLSIVHPREVFKPLIVMNAAAWLCAHNHPSGDATPSQEDRVLTKRLREAGDLLGITLLDHLILGEERHYSFADEGWP; from the coding sequence ATGAAAAAACCATCGCGACTCACAGCAGCGGCCAGTCAGCCATCGGACTCCATCGGGACAGCCGAGCCGTATCGGGCTCCTCGGTATCGGGTCACGCTCGTCTGTGACACGGCTGGGACCGCATCGCCCGAACTCATACAGGATTCGCGCACGGCTCTGTCGATGTTCCGGCCCTGCTTTGAGGGATTGGATCGGGAACACTTCGTGGTCTGTGGGCTGGATGCGAAACATCGGGTGATCGGGATCAATGTGGTGTCGGTCGGCACGCTGACGCTGTCCATCGTCCATCCACGTGAAGTGTTCAAGCCGTTGATCGTGATGAATGCGGCCGCCTGGCTGTGCGCCCATAATCATCCCTCCGGAGACGCTACGCCGAGTCAAGAAGATCGTGTCTTGACTAAGCGACTTCGCGAAGCCGGGGACCTGTTGGGCATCACGCTGTTGGATCATCTCATCCTCGGGGAGGAACGCCACTATAGCTTTGCCGATGAGGGCTGGCCCTGA
- a CDS encoding hypothetical protein (conserved protein of unknown function) — translation MSSWSMSIGWLRFTVPSSTVEILKRVLGEGDWIRDEKGYEGYREVWICRGNDSGYGRIATGAKRAPREVHVDLSQELISHWPFEKFHQLAAWVFDQKGHFGRIDVALDDRMGVIDVDGVYEAVAKGHCVSHFRQCRIIGGLDVPTGAERGKTLALGSRQSESYLRIYDKAAEQRAKEKPVEGPWMRWEMEWKRERAQAVGLALSTLDQDSFQRYIVGVFRTAVDFRNCTRADDPKDRYYAPILPWWKVLTDGMARAKLAIEQSVKTIEQVKRWAERSLAPTLSLLCAHPEAGERWLVRTIVDGVDRWRSKHLAFLQGGKTLEHTRRRLQWWNPRDGFSAAYAPAGA, via the coding sequence ATGAGTAGCTGGTCGATGTCGATCGGATGGCTTCGGTTTACCGTTCCCTCCTCCACGGTGGAGATCCTCAAGCGAGTACTCGGTGAGGGAGACTGGATCCGAGATGAGAAGGGCTATGAAGGGTACCGGGAGGTCTGGATCTGCCGAGGCAATGACAGTGGCTATGGCCGGATTGCCACCGGAGCCAAACGAGCACCTCGTGAAGTCCATGTCGATCTCTCGCAAGAACTGATCAGTCATTGGCCCTTCGAGAAGTTTCATCAGCTAGCGGCGTGGGTGTTCGATCAGAAGGGGCATTTCGGCCGGATCGATGTCGCGCTCGATGATCGCATGGGCGTTATCGATGTCGACGGGGTCTATGAAGCCGTGGCCAAAGGCCACTGTGTTTCGCACTTCCGGCAGTGCCGGATCATCGGTGGGCTGGATGTGCCTACAGGGGCTGAGCGTGGCAAGACACTCGCCTTGGGGTCGCGTCAATCGGAGAGCTATCTCCGGATCTATGACAAAGCGGCAGAACAACGGGCCAAAGAGAAGCCGGTCGAGGGGCCCTGGATGCGCTGGGAAATGGAATGGAAACGGGAACGGGCTCAGGCCGTGGGCTTGGCCTTGTCCACATTGGATCAGGACTCCTTCCAACGCTACATCGTCGGGGTGTTCCGTACCGCCGTGGATTTCCGCAACTGTACGCGAGCGGATGACCCCAAAGATCGCTACTACGCGCCAATCCTCCCCTGGTGGAAAGTGCTCACCGACGGCATGGCCCGGGCCAAACTTGCGATCGAGCAGTCGGTCAAGACCATCGAACAGGTCAAGCGCTGGGCCGAGAGGAGCTTGGCGCCCACATTGAGCCTGCTCTGTGCCCATCCGGAGGCGGGGGAACGGTGGCTGGTCAGGACCATTGTCGACGGCGTGGATCGGTGGCGGAGCAAGCATCTCGCGTTCCTCCAAGGTGGCAAGACACTCGAGCACACGAGACGCCGGCTGCAGTGGTGGAATCCCCGGGATGGCTTCTCGGCGGCCTATGCTCCCGCTGGTGCGTGA
- a CDS encoding hypothetical protein (conserved protein of unknown function) produces MKSTWLTVPELTAVLKVSVVSVRRAYWKGHLPVIRIGRMVRFDLDQVRAAIQRNGDGQMVTVDTAGGRGRRATGGASRRRDGQPSPRIVKRGRKFQPRSRRSI; encoded by the coding sequence ATGAAGAGCACCTGGTTGACCGTCCCGGAACTTACCGCCGTTTTGAAGGTCAGTGTGGTGTCCGTCCGTCGCGCCTACTGGAAGGGCCACCTGCCGGTGATCCGCATCGGTCGCATGGTCCGTTTCGATCTCGACCAGGTGCGGGCCGCGATCCAACGGAACGGGGATGGACAGATGGTCACCGTCGACACTGCCGGGGGACGTGGACGCCGCGCGACCGGCGGCGCCAGCCGACGGCGCGACGGGCAGCCCAGCCCCCGGATAGTCAAACGGGGGCGCAAATTCCAACCACGTTCACGGAGGTCCATATGA